Proteins co-encoded in one Medicago truncatula cultivar Jemalong A17 chromosome 8, MtrunA17r5.0-ANR, whole genome shotgun sequence genomic window:
- the LOC11408293 gene encoding LOB domain-containing protein 28: MDREIIRPCAACKHLHRKCHLTCVLAPYFPKDNPERFIKVHSVFGMRNVTNLLKKLDVSHHEQAVESLVYEADAWLRDPIHGCAGPANDLQGRLNEAQTELKSVKNELAKYLGPQVVESVLAFPDCFGFKPNASPLTMTVGGGQLGFNQLPAAELTAQQLHNLEVLKQKLLSGPDGDDGLAGFQMGADVDVPVRDSGLAGSQMLPHVPPVDAPSRADTFDNGSTSTSNQVRLPGSRNV; the protein is encoded by the coding sequence ATGGATAGAGAGATTATTCGCCCATGTGCAGCTTGCAAGCATCTCCATAGGAAGTGCCACCTTACCTGTGTCTTAGCTCCTTACTTTCCAAAGGACAACCCGGAGCGTTTCATCAAGGTACACTCGGTGTTTGGAATGAGAAATGTGACTAATCTGTTGAAAAAATTGGATGTTTCACATCATGAACAAGCTGTTGAATCCTTGGTGTATGAAGCTGATGCCTGGTTGAGGGACCCTATCCATGGCTGTGCGGGTCCAGCAAATGACCTTCAAGGTAGGTTGAATGAAGCTCAAACGGAGCTCAAGAGTGTGAAGAACGAACTGGCCAAATACCTCGGTCCTCAGGTCGTTGAATCTGTTCTCGCCTTTCCTGATTGTTTCGGCTTTAAGCCAAATGCTTCTCCATTGACTATGACAGTTGGTGGAGGACAATTGGGTTTTAATCAGCTGCCAGCTGCTGAGTTAACGGCTCAGCAGCTTCACAACCTAGAAGTTCTAAAACAAAAGCTTCTTAGTGGCCCCGATGGTGATGATGGGTTGGCAGGATTCCAGATGGGTGCTGATGTTGATGTTCCTGTTCGTGATTCTGGGTTGGCAGGATCCCAGATGCTTCCTCATGTTCCTCCTGTTGATGCTCCTTCTAGGGCTGATACTTTTGACAATGGTAGCACTAGCACAAGCAACCAGGTTCGATTGCCGGGTAGCCGCAACGTTTGA
- the LOC11411349 gene encoding LOB domain-containing protein 36: protein MAREIIRPCAACKHLRQECDSSCDLAPYFPPDNPERFIKVHSVFGKNNVSNMLKKVDASHHEQAIESFVYEAEARLRDPVYGCAGPAKDLQRRLNEVQMELKSVKNELAKYLNPQIVEFVLGFPDCFGFKPNASAPTMTIGAGQLAFNQLPAAELTTQQIHNLEVLKQNLLSGPDGDDGLAGFHMDVNVPVENGGINTSSHPVGGGSVNGSGGSTRFQMGADILVRDSGLAGSHMLPDVPPADAPSALPSSRADTIDNGGTSNQ, encoded by the coding sequence ATGGCAAGAGAGATTATTCGCCCGTGCGCAGCATGCAAGCATCTCCGTCAGGAGTGCGACTCAAGCTGTGACCTTGCTCCTTACTTTCCACCTGACAACCCAGAGCGTTTCATCAAGGTACACTCTGTGTTTGGAAAGAACAATGTGTCGAATATGTTGAAAAAagttgatgcttcacatcacGAACAAGCTATTGAATCATTCGTGTATGAGGCTGAGGCCAGGTTGAGGGACCCAGTCTATGGTTGTGCGGGTCCAGCAAAGGACCTTCAACGTAGGTTGAATGAAGTTCAAATGGAACTAAAGAGTGTGAAGAACGAACTGGCCAAATACCTCAATCCTCAGATTGTTGAATTTGTTCTCGGCTTTCCTGATTGTTTCGGCTTTAAGCCAAATGCATCTGCACCGACTATGACAATCGGTGCAGGACAATTGGCTTTTAATCAGCTGCCAGCTGCTGAGTTGACGACTCAGCAGATTCACAACTTAGAAGTGTTAAAACAAAATCTTCTTAGTGGCCCCGATGGTGATGATGGGTTGGCAGGATTCCATATGGATGTTAATGTTCCTGTTGAAAATGGTGGCATTAATACTAGCTCCCACCCTGTTGGTGGTGGTTCTGTCAATGGTAGCGGTGGCTCGACAAGATTCCAGATGGGTGCTGATATTCTTGTTCGTGATTCTGGGTTGGCAGGATCCCATATGCTTCCTGATGTTCCTCCTGCTGATGCTCCTTCTGCGCTTCCTTCTTCTAGGGCTGATACTATCGACAATGGTGGCACTAGCAACCAGTAA
- the LOC11419020 gene encoding 50S ribosomal protein L25: MAQWWRSAASHLRSTEVNLFSSSALRRNHYHTIQAIPREITGSRVAARDRKQGRIPAVVFFQDLLEKSPEARSTSRKQLLTVEKRQIKAVLNSIEAPFFCSTRFPLQIRAGSGSTHLLESGTVLPIKIHRDEESGNILNLVFVWAEDGMNLKVDVPVVIKGEDVCPGLKKGGFLNKIRTSLRYLGPSEHIPSKIEVDISNLDIEDRIFMRDIEVHPSLKLLNKNENMPICKIVPTSLGKQEVVPTSLENQEPVGA, encoded by the exons ATGGCGCAGTGGTGGCGCTCCGCCGCGAGCCACCTCCGATCAACGGAGGTTAACCTTTTCTCCTCATCCGCACTCCGTCGCAACCACTACCACACAATCCAAGCAATCCCGCGGGAAATAACCGGCAGTAGAGTCGCCGCCAGAGACAGAAAACAAGGTCGAATCCCCGCCGTCGTTTTCTTCCAGGACCTTCTTGAAAAATCCCCCGAAGCTCGATCCACTTCAAGGAAGCAACTTCTCACCGTTGAGAAAAGGCAGATTAAGGCAGTGCTGAACTCCATTGAAGCTCCGTTCTTTTGTTCGACGCGTTTCCCGCTTCAGATTCGTGCTGGTTCTGGATCCACTCATTTGCTTGAAAGTGGAACTGTTCTACCTATAaag ATTCATAGGGATGAAGAGAGTGGGAATATCTTGAATTTGGTGTTTGTTTGGGCGGAAGATGGTATGAATTTGAAGGTTGATGTTCCTGTTGTTATCAAAGGTGAAGATGTTTGTCCTGGTCTTAAGAAAG GTGGATTTTTGAATAAGATCAGAACTAGTCTAAGATATCTTGGCCCCTCTGAgcacattccttcaaaaattgAGGTGGATATCAGCAATTTAGATATTGAAGATAGGATATTCATGCGTGATATTGAGGTTCATCCATCCTTGAAGCTTCTGAATAAGAATGAAAACATGCCCATATGTAAAATAGTTCCAACTAGTTTGGGAAAACAAGAAGTAGTTCCAACAAGTTTGGAAAACCAAGAACCGGTTGGTGCGTGA
- the LOC11411252 gene encoding peptidyl-prolyl cis-trans isomerase CYP40, translated as MPNPRVYFDISIGGELEGRIVIELFADVVPKTAENFRSLCTGEKGIGPHTNVPLHFKNSIFHRVVKGFMIQGGDISASDGTGGESIYGPNFEDENFDLKHERKGILSMANSGPNTNGSQFFITTTRTPHLDGKHVVFGKVVKGIGVVRSVELGPVGENDRPEQDVVIADCGEIAEGEDEGVINFFKDGDTFADWPVDLDTKPEELEWWMNAVESIKGFGNEHYKKQDYKMAIKKYRKALRYLDMCWEKDGVDQEKSTALRKIKSQIFTNSSACKLKLGDLSGALLDSDFAMHDGDNAKALFRKGQVYMLLNDLDAALDSFKRALELEPNDGGIKKEYAIARKKVADRHDKEKKAYSKMFN; from the exons ATGCCGAACCCAAGAGTCTACTTCGACATCAGCATCGGCGGGGAACTCGAGGGTAGAATCGTAATCGAACTCTTCGCCGATGTCGTTCCCAAAACCGCCGAAAATTTCCGATCTCTCTGCACCGGCGAAAAAGGCATCGGTCCACACACCAACGTCCCCCTCCATTTCAAGAACTCCATCTTCCACCGTGTCGTCAAAGGTTTCATGATCCAAGGCGGTGACATCTCTGCCTCCGACGGAACCGGCGGCGAGTCAATCTACGGTCCAAATTTCGAAGACGAAAATTTCGACCTAAAACACGAACGGAAAGGGATTTTATCCATGGCGAATTCTGGTCCGAACACCAATGGGAGTCAGTTTTTTATTACGACGACGAGGACGCCACATTTGGATGGGAAGCATGTGGTGTTTGGGAAGGTTGTGAAAGGGATTGGAGTTGTTAGGTCTGTTGAGCTTGGTCCGGTCGGGGAGAATGATCGGCCGGAGCAGGATGTTGTGATTGCTGATTGTGGGGAGATTGCTGAAGGGGAGGATGAAGGGgttattaacttttttaaagatGGTGATACTTTTGCTGATTGGCCTGTTGATCTTGATACGAAGCCGGAGGAGCTTGAATGGTGGATGAATGCTGTTGAATCTATCAAAGGCTTTGGAAATGAACACTATAAG AAGCAAGATTATAAGATGGCTATCAAAAAGTATCGCAAGGCTTTGCGCTATTTGGACATGTGTTGGGAGAAGGATGGCGTTGACCAAG AGAAGAGCACTGCTTTAAGGAAGATAAAATCTCAAATCTTTACCAACAGTTCG GCCTGTAAATTAAAATTAGGGGACCTTAGTGGAGCTTTACTTGATTCAGACTTTGCAATGCACGATGGAGATAATGCAAAAGCTCTGTTTCGCAAAGGCCAG GTGTATATGTTACTCAATGACCTGGATGCCGCTCTTGATAGCTTCAAGAGAGCATTAGAGTTGGAGCCAAATGATG GAGGGATAAAAAAAGAGTACGCAATTGCCAGGAAGAAG GTTGCTGATAGACATGATAAGGAGAAAAAAGCTTATTCTAAGATGTTCAATTAG
- the LOC11426567 gene encoding protein ENHANCED PSEUDOMONAS SUSCEPTIBILITY 1 — protein sequence MTGIQLISTSAIQARNHGGDKSTHKIIHLTPWDLGLLKIDPIQQGLLFHKPKTNQIQHLKQTLSSTLHFFPPLVGRLVISQHDEHNNASCSIICNNAGALFVHAIAENTTIAHILRPNYVPPIVHSLFHLNGVKNYKGTSQPLLAVQVTELIDGIFIGIEMNHVVVDAKSFWHFVNSWVEISHGFNKPTKIPSFERFFPNNINHHPIRFPFTKETQSQQFEVSHPHRIFHFTKEQILQLKSKANAEISSSCGGDKIIISSLQALLSHFWRLTISKQNLKPEENTIFRLPIDCRTRMCPKLAENYFGNAIGVYGDVIMKVGELIKEGGIGKAAMEMNKMISKESHHEKVMNNYESWLKTPIIGEAGMLRSSNVYLVSNSPRFDFYGNDFGWGKPIAVRNGVGLQKNIGKVTIFCGAEEGSIDIQVCLPYDILEAIGNFHMSMKN from the coding sequence ATGACAGGCATTCAACTTATCTCGACTAGTGCAATCCAAGCAAGAAATCATGGTGGTGACAAATCAACTCACAAAATTATCCATTTAACTCCATGGGATCTAGGATTACTCAAAATAGATCCAATCCAACAAGGCCTTCTTTTCCATAAACCTAAAACCAACCAAATCCAACATCTTAAACAAACACTTTCCTCCACTCTCCATTTCTTTCCACCCCTCGTTGGTCGTCTTGTAATATCTCAACACGATGAACATAACAATGCCTCATGTTCCATCATTTGCAACAATGCTGGTGCGTTGTTTGTCCATGCCATAGCAGAAAACACAACCATTGCTCACATCCTTCGACCCAACTATGTTCCTCCCATTGTTCACTCATTATTTCATCTCAACGGAGTTAAAAACTACAAAGGTACATCACAACCATTGCTTGCAGTTCAAGTAACAGAGTTAATTGATGGTATCTTCATTGGTATTGAAATGAACCATGTGGTTGTAGATGCCAAGTCGTTTTGGCATTTCGTCAATTCTTGGGTTGAAATCTCACATGGTTTCAATAAACCAACAAAAATCCCTTCTTTCGAACGTTTCTTTCCAAACAACATTAACCATCATCCCATACGGTTTCCTTTCACAAAGGAAACACAAAGTCAACAATTTGAAGTATCACATCCTCATCGAATCTTCCACTTCACAAAGGAACAAATTCTGCAACTCAAATCAAAAGCTAATGCAGAAATTAGTAGTAGTTGCGGTggtgataaaataataatatcttcaTTGCAAGCACTTTTAAGCCACTTTTGGCGTTTAACTATAAGTAAACAAAATCTTAAACCAGAAGAAAATACCATTTTCAGGTTACCAATAGATTGTAGGACAAGAATGTGTCCAAAGTTAGCAGAGAATTATTTTGGTAACGCGATCGGAGTGTATGGAGATGTAATCATGAAAGTAGGGGAATTGATTAAGGAAGGTGGTATTGGTAAGGCTGCTATGGAAATGAACAAGATGATTTCTAAGGAATCTCATCATGAGAAGGTAATGAATAACTACGAGTCTTGGTTGAAAACACCGATTATAGGAGAGGCAGGTATGTTAAGAAGTAGTAATGTGTATTTAGTAAGTAATTCCCcaagatttgatttttatggTAATGACTTTGGTTGGGGTAAGCCAATTGCAGTTAGGAATGGGGTTGGACTTCAAAAAAATATCGGTAAAGTTACTATATTTTGTGGGGCGGAAGAAGGTAGTATTGATATTCAAGTTTGTCTTCCTTATGATATTTTGGAGGCTATTGGAAATTTTCATATGTCCATGAAAAACTAG